Proteins encoded in a region of the Spiroplasma endosymbiont of Amphimallon solstitiale genome:
- a CDS encoding IS30 family transposase, protein MYKYLTIESIIAIKEYKSYGFSIRKIAKAIDYSKSTVHRVCRLLNQNLLPLEILNKIQKNKQNAGRKLIILTLIEINTINHLLITKNYALDIIANFLKENKIKSISTKTLYNMFKTNRMGFDENNLLRKGKNKPHKQKETRGRINNCKSIHERNLIIPNIKNIEEFGHLEGDTIIGKDHKSSIITLADIWSKTTIPLATKNNKSENITKSIIKFISKLQKGTVKTITFDRGKEFSKWKLIEKNCNVKIYFADPGKPCQRGLNENNNGILRRYLPKSTDLSSYKQKDLNTIAFQINSTPRKSLSYKRPIDLIQLF, encoded by the coding sequence ATGTATAAGTATCTGACTATTGAATCAATAATAGCAATAAAAGAATATAAAAGTTATGGATTTTCGATTCGTAAAATAGCAAAAGCCATTGATTATAGTAAATCAACTGTACATAGAGTTTGTAGATTATTAAATCAAAACTTATTACCATTAGAAATATTGAATAAAATTCAAAAAAATAAACAAAATGCAGGTAGAAAATTAATAATTTTAACTTTAATAGAAATTAATACTATTAATCATTTGTTAATTACTAAAAATTATGCTCTTGATATAATTGCTAATTTTTTAAAGGAAAATAAAATAAAAAGTATTTCAACAAAAACTTTATATAACATGTTTAAAACAAATCGAATGGGTTTTGATGAAAATAACTTATTGAGAAAAGGAAAAAATAAACCTCACAAACAAAAAGAAACTAGGGGCAGAATTAATAATTGTAAGTCTATTCATGAAAGAAATTTAATCATTCCTAATATTAAAAATATAGAAGAATTTGGTCATTTAGAGGGTGATACTATCATTGGTAAAGATCATAAAAGTTCTATTATTACTTTAGCTGATATATGATCAAAAACCACAATTCCTTTAGCAACTAAAAATAATAAATCAGAAAATATTACAAAAAGTATAATAAAATTTATTTCAAAGTTACAAAAAGGAACAGTTAAAACTATTACTTTTGATCGTGGTAAAGAATTTAGTAAATGAAAATTAATCGAAAAAAATTGTAATGTTAAGATTTATTTTGCAGATCCTGGTAAACCTTGTCAAAGAGGTTTAAATGAAAATAATAATGGTATTTTAAGAAGATATTTACCAAAATCTACAGATCTATCTTCATATAAACAAAAAGATTTAAATACTATAGCATTTCAAATTAATTCTACACCCAGAAAATCACTATCTTATAAAAGACCAATAGATTTAATACAATTATTTTAA
- a CDS encoding IS256 family transposase, with product MAKKQNINNNDPISKAVDLLLENTEDLTTVFKEGGLYKELTKRLVEKMLNSEMQNYLGYEKNQHSNTENARNGTSSKKLITQQGKIEIDVPRDRNSDFTPVIVAKRQRRFDGFDQQVLSLYAKGMTLSDIRMQLQELYHGADISENVISQITDDVIDDVKEWQNRPLESVYPIVYFDCIVVKVRQDKRIINKSVYIALGVDLEGKKDVLGLWISENEGAKFWLANFTEMKNRGLNDILIACSDNLTGMSEAIQAVYPKTEHQLCIVHQIRNSLKYVSYKHRKTLVTDLKPIYSACSEEQAMQALESFESKWNKQYPQIAKSWYKNWENLMIFISYPAEIKRVIYTTNAIESVNSQLRKVIRNKKAFPNDMSVFKIFYLAIENITKKWTLPIQNWNTAIAHFMIKFEDRINLN from the coding sequence ATGGCTAAAAAACAAAATATTAATAATAATGATCCAATATCAAAAGCAGTAGATTTATTATTAGAAAATACTGAAGATTTAACAACAGTTTTTAAAGAAGGGGGTTTATATAAAGAATTAACAAAACGTTTAGTTGAAAAAATGTTGAATTCTGAAATGCAAAATTATTTAGGATATGAAAAAAATCAACATAGTAATACTGAAAATGCTCGTAATGGTACAAGTTCAAAAAAATTAATAACTCAACAAGGTAAAATTGAGATTGATGTACCAAGAGATCGCAATAGTGATTTTACTCCTGTAATAGTTGCAAAAAGACAGCGAAGATTTGATGGTTTTGATCAACAAGTGCTTTCACTATATGCAAAAGGTATGACTCTATCTGACATTAGAATGCAGTTACAAGAGTTATATCATGGTGCTGATATTAGTGAAAATGTTATTAGTCAAATTACTGATGATGTTATTGATGATGTCAAAGAATGACAAAATCGACCATTAGAAAGCGTTTATCCGATTGTTTATTTTGATTGTATAGTAGTTAAAGTTCGACAAGATAAACGGATTATTAATAAATCAGTTTATATAGCATTAGGAGTTGATTTAGAAGGTAAAAAAGATGTTTTAGGCTTATGAATTAGTGAAAATGAAGGTGCTAAATTTTGATTAGCTAATTTCACAGAAATGAAAAATCGAGGCTTAAATGATATTTTGATTGCTTGTAGTGATAATTTAACAGGCATGTCAGAAGCAATACAAGCAGTTTATCCTAAAACAGAACATCAATTATGCATTGTTCATCAAATTCGAAATAGTTTAAAATATGTTTCATACAAACATCGAAAAACTCTAGTTACAGATTTAAAACCAATTTATAGTGCATGTAGTGAAGAACAAGCAATGCAAGCTTTAGAATCATTTGAAAGTAAATGAAATAAACAATATCCCCAAATTGCTAAATCTTGATATAAAAATTGAGAAAATTTGATGATTTTTATTAGTTATCCTGCAGAAATCAAAAGAGTAATTTATACAACAAATGCTATTGAATCTGTTAATAGTCAATTACGAAAAGTTATTAGAAACAAAAAAGCTTTTCCTAATGATATGTCAGTTTTTAAAATATTTTATTTAGCAATTGAAAATATAACAAAAAAATGAACATTGCCTATTCAAAATTGAAATACAGCAATTGCTCATTTTATGATAAAATTTGAAGACAGAATTAATCTGAACTAG
- the uvrA gene encoding excinuclease ABC subunit UvrA has product MTDNQKYITVKGAREHNLKNVNIKIPKYKLVVITGVSGSGKSSLAFNTIYAEGRRRYVESLSAYARQFLGNSEKPDVDAIDGLAPAISIDQKTTSNNPRSTVGTVTEIYDYLRLLYARIGTPYCNKGHGPISTQTLKEMVNKIKTLEDNTNIEILAPVINAKKGSHQDLLAKLKQENFLRVKINNKIYSLDEPIELNKSLRHDIDIVIDRIKFTNDDNIISRIHDALEVALNHSNGLAKVILSQTNETWLFSQKYACKICGFSIPSLEPRLFSFNAPSGACFDCKGLGVKLEVDEELLMPDLKLSINDGGIQYYKNLVGTSNLEWQKLKVLCYHYLIDLNQPLKNLTKTQLNYIMRGSDEAITFSITSANGRKYPNHDYIEGIATLIERRFLETTSDFARDYYRKFMSERTCLTCQGTRLNEFALAVKIKDENNKEMNISQYTNLDIEESLTFMLNIKLLPYQQEIAKLILVEIINRLSFLTNVGLGYLNLSRMAQTLSGGESQRIRLATQIGSQLTGVLYVLDEPSIGLHQRDNVRLIETLKQMRDLDNTLLVVEHDEDTMWAADWLIDIGPKAGIYGGEVIAEGTPQQVANNPNSITGQYLNGEKFIALPKSRRSGNGKVIEIQKAQANNLRKINVKLPLGKFICVTGVSGSGKSTLVNDILYTSIQKYLGLKGQRPGKHKAIKGIEFIDKIVAISQEPIGRTPRSNPATYTSVFDDIRDLFTQTPEAKIRGYAKGRFSFNVPGGRCERCSGDGVIKIAMHFLPDVYVTCEICEGKRYNSETLQVKYKGKNIYDVLELPVDLALTFFANHPKIHKKLAMIKEVGLGYVKLGQPATELSGGEAQRVKLAKELQKRATGKTMYILDEPTTGLHVDDIKRLIEVLNKIVNHGDTVVVIEHNLEVIKVADYIIDLGPEGGKFGGEIIATGTPEQVITNPKSYTGQYLKAVINRDLNRK; this is encoded by the coding sequence ATGACAGATAATCAAAAATATATTACTGTTAAAGGTGCACGTGAACATAATTTAAAAAATGTTAATATTAAAATTCCAAAGTATAAGTTAGTAGTTATTACTGGTGTCTCAGGAAGTGGTAAATCATCATTAGCTTTTAATACAATTTATGCAGAAGGAAGGCGAAGATATGTTGAATCACTTTCAGCCTATGCTCGTCAATTTTTAGGAAACAGTGAAAAACCTGATGTTGATGCTATTGATGGTTTAGCACCAGCAATTTCTATTGATCAAAAAACTACAAGTAATAATCCTCGCAGTACTGTTGGTACTGTTACTGAAATTTATGATTATTTGCGTTTACTTTATGCACGGATTGGAACTCCTTATTGTAATAAGGGTCATGGTCCAATTAGCACGCAAACTTTAAAAGAAATGGTTAATAAAATTAAAACGTTAGAAGATAATACTAATATTGAAATTTTAGCACCAGTTATTAATGCTAAAAAAGGTAGTCATCAAGATTTATTAGCAAAATTAAAACAAGAAAATTTTTTGCGAGTTAAAATTAATAATAAAATATATAGTTTAGATGAACCAATTGAATTGAATAAATCATTACGTCATGATATTGATATTGTTATTGATCGTATTAAATTTACCAATGATGATAATATTATTTCACGAATTCATGATGCTTTAGAAGTTGCTTTAAATCATAGTAATGGTTTAGCAAAGGTTATTTTATCGCAAACAAATGAAACGTGATTATTTTCTCAAAAATATGCTTGTAAAATTTGTGGATTTTCAATTCCCAGTTTAGAACCGCGTTTATTTTCTTTTAATGCACCAAGTGGAGCGTGTTTTGATTGTAAAGGTTTGGGAGTAAAATTAGAAGTTGACGAAGAATTATTAATGCCGGATTTAAAATTATCAATTAATGATGGTGGCATTCAGTATTATAAAAACTTAGTTGGTACTAGTAATTTAGAATGACAAAAATTAAAAGTTCTTTGTTATCATTATTTAATTGATTTGAATCAACCATTAAAAAATTTAACAAAAACACAACTTAATTATATTATGCGTGGTAGTGATGAAGCCATTACTTTCAGTATTACTTCGGCAAATGGTCGTAAATATCCTAATCATGATTATATTGAAGGCATTGCCACTTTAATTGAAAGACGTTTTTTAGAAACAACTAGTGATTTTGCCCGTGATTATTATCGTAAATTTATGAGTGAACGTACTTGTTTAACTTGTCAAGGAACAAGATTAAATGAATTTGCACTAGCAGTTAAAATTAAAGATGAAAATAATAAAGAAATGAATATTAGTCAATATACTAATTTAGACATCGAAGAAAGTTTAACATTTATGTTAAATATTAAATTATTACCTTATCAACAAGAAATTGCTAAATTAATATTAGTAGAAATCATTAATCGTTTAAGTTTTTTAACTAATGTTGGTTTAGGTTATTTAAACTTATCACGAATGGCACAAACTTTATCTGGTGGTGAATCACAACGAATTCGATTAGCAACTCAAATTGGTTCACAATTAACGGGAGTATTATATGTTCTTGATGAACCTTCAATTGGTTTACATCAACGTGATAATGTTAGGTTAATTGAAACTTTAAAACAAATGCGAGATCTTGATAATACATTATTAGTAGTAGAACACGATGAAGATACAATGTGAGCAGCAGATTGATTAATTGATATTGGTCCAAAAGCTGGAATTTATGGTGGTGAAGTAATTGCTGAAGGTACACCACAGCAAGTTGCTAATAATCCTAATTCAATTACTGGACAATATTTAAATGGTGAAAAATTTATTGCGTTACCTAAATCAAGAAGAAGTGGTAATGGTAAAGTTATTGAAATTCAAAAAGCACAAGCTAATAATTTACGTAAAATAAATGTTAAATTACCTTTAGGTAAATTTATTTGTGTTACTGGTGTTTCAGGAAGTGGTAAATCAACGCTTGTTAATGATATTTTATATACTAGTATTCAAAAGTATTTGGGTTTAAAGGGACAACGACCAGGAAAACATAAAGCAATAAAAGGGATTGAATTTATTGATAAAATTGTTGCTATTTCGCAAGAACCAATTGGCAGAACACCAAGGAGTAATCCTGCTACTTATACTTCAGTTTTTGATGATATTCGTGATTTATTTACACAAACACCAGAAGCAAAAATTAGAGGATATGCTAAAGGTAGATTTTCATTTAATGTACCGGGAGGAAGATGTGAACGTTGTTCTGGTGATGGTGTTATTAAAATTGCGATGCATTTTTTACCAGATGTTTATGTAACTTGCGAAATTTGTGAAGGAAAACGTTATAATAGTGAAACATTACAAGTTAAATATAAAGGTAAAAATATTTATGATGTACTAGAACTGCCTGTTGATTTAGCATTAACTTTTTTTGCTAATCATCCAAAAATCCATAAAAAGTTAGCAATGATAAAAGAAGTGGGATTAGGATATGTAAAATTAGGGCAACCCGCTACTGAATTATCTGGTGGTGAAGCACAAAGAGTGAAACTAGCTAAAGAATTACAAAAACGTGCTACTGGCAAAACTATGTATATTTTAGATGAACCAACTACTGGTTTACACGTTGATGATATTAAAAGGTTAATTGAAGTTTTAAATAAAATTGTTAATCATGGTGATACTGTTGTTGTAATTGAACATAACTTAGAAGTTATTAAAGTTGCTGATTACATTATTGATCTAGGACCTGAGGGTGGTAAATTTGGTGGTGAAATCATTGCTACAGGAACGCCAGAACAAGTAATAACAAATCCTAAGTCTTATACTGGACAATATTTAAAAGCAGTTATTAATCGCGATTTGAATAGAAAATAA
- a CDS encoding transposase-like zinc-binding domain-containing protein has translation MNKNTVKEILNNLSDKDFIEIFRENKTRIKQIEKKEKFEAVEQKFKEKGIQCPDCSSFLCTKYGSKDYKQRYKCKSCNITFHAFKNHYFYWSHLSHDQWDLLIQIATLGQSAYIISQFINTTNKTAWFNRQKFMKSTQLVKTQNQFVKLKARIEVDETFIKEIHKGNFKDPNDPRKQWIEENAKDLNCCIQMAIDENRNIYAQTTNTKRLNKKWVQENLTSKLIEENSIIVCDMQVLYDTVAKQTKSTIQQFKSKENKELNYKKLSNVSKIQSSLKEFITHYHGIGFTNIQNYLNLWKWKYQHYGLTPYQKSNVLYFSL, from the coding sequence ATGAATAAAAATACAGTAAAAGAAATTTTAAATAATTTGTCTGATAAAGATTTTATTGAGATTTTTAGAGAAAATAAAACTAGAATTAAACAAATTGAGAAAAAAGAAAAATTTGAAGCAGTCGAACAAAAATTCAAAGAGAAAGGGATTCAATGTCCAGATTGTAGTTCTTTTTTGTGTACTAAATATGGTAGTAAAGATTATAAGCAAAGATATAAATGTAAAAGTTGTAATATTACTTTTCATGCTTTTAAAAATCATTATTTTTATTGAAGTCATTTATCTCATGATCAATGAGATTTATTGATACAAATAGCTACTTTAGGTCAATCTGCTTACATTATTTCTCAATTTATTAATACTACAAATAAAACTGCCTGATTTAATCGTCAAAAATTTATGAAATCAACACAATTAGTAAAAACACAAAATCAATTTGTAAAATTAAAAGCTAGAATTGAAGTTGACGAAACTTTTATCAAAGAAATTCATAAAGGAAACTTTAAAGATCCAAATGATCCAAGAAAACAATGAATTGAAGAAAATGCTAAAGATTTAAATTGTTGTATTCAAATGGCAATTGATGAAAACCGAAATATCTATGCTCAAACAACAAATACTAAAAGATTAAATAAAAAATGAGTACAAGAAAACTTAACATCGAAACTTATCGAAGAAAATTCAATTATAGTTTGTGATATGCAAGTATTATATGATACAGTAGCTAAACAAACTAAATCCACTATCCAGCAGTTTAAATCAAAAGAAAATAAAGAATTAAATTATAAAAAATTAAGTAATGTCAGTAAAATACAATCAAGTTTAAAAGAATTTATTACTCATTACCATGGCATTGGATTTACCAATATTCAAAATTACCTCAATTTATGGAAATGAAAATATCAACACTACGGATTAACCCCTTATCAAAAATCCAATGTGTTATATTTCAGTTTGTAA
- a CDS encoding SGNH/GDSL hydrolase family protein — translation MNNNEKIKGNFYVLGDSLSDTGALVSGFTSLFKHLKIPKIVKMLPPFYKNSFSNGPVAAQIIADYLHINLTSAWRFDLFLFADEQIGNNYAVSGALASRKKELTVESFVINHFDITHQVDALISQHHINSNDIILVEFGGNDILYAFKQSLLNDQEEIINKSVELIKNALTKLINKGAQRILLCNVPNMSIIPLFKNKEKDKERILNLTTNFNKMLDSVIEELNKNKKNIIKYDMFAAITNAINKFKNLNINNNIIDAAVTTDFSEIINNGIIVPHFNEGVNEENINNYFFFDSIHPNKWAHNIMAQELIKLINNNKN, via the coding sequence ATGAATAATAATGAAAAAATAAAAGGTAACTTTTATGTTCTAGGAGATAGTTTATCAGACACAGGAGCATTAGTAAGTGGTTTTACATCTCTTTTTAAGCATTTAAAAATACCTAAAATAGTTAAAATGTTGCCACCATTTTATAAAAATTCTTTTTCTAATGGTCCTGTGGCAGCACAAATTATTGCCGATTATTTGCATATAAATTTAACTTCTGCTTGAAGATTTGACCTTTTTTTATTTGCTGATGAGCAAATTGGTAATAATTATGCAGTTAGTGGAGCTTTAGCTAGTAGAAAAAAAGAATTAACAGTAGAAAGTTTTGTTATTAATCATTTTGATATTACTCATCAAGTAGATGCTTTAATTAGTCAGCATCATATTAATAGTAATGATATAATTTTAGTTGAGTTTGGTGGTAATGATATTTTATATGCTTTTAAACAATCATTATTAAACGACCAAGAAGAAATTATTAATAAATCAGTTGAGTTAATAAAAAATGCTTTAACTAAATTGATAAATAAGGGTGCTCAACGTATTTTATTATGTAATGTGCCTAATATGAGTATTATCCCTTTATTTAAAAATAAAGAAAAAGATAAGGAACGTATTTTAAATTTAACTACTAATTTTAATAAAATGTTAGATAGTGTTATTGAAGAATTAAATAAAAATAAAAAAAATATTATTAAATATGATATGTTTGCAGCAATAACAAACGCTATTAATAAGTTTAAAAACTTGAATATTAATAACAATATTATTGATGCAGCAGTTACTACTGATTTTAGTGAAATAATTAATAATGGTATTATTGTTCCTCATTTCAATGAAGGTGTTAATGAAGAAAATATTAATAATTATTTCTTTTTTGATAGCATTCATCCTAATAAATGAGCACATAATATTATGGCTCAAGAATTAATTAAATTGATAAATAATAATAAGAATTAA
- the hprK gene encoding HPr(Ser) kinase/phosphatase: protein MENLSVGEIVTKFNLTILYINPKIPIEKRIITNIGTNRGGLELTGFKTKQISRSRRIILLSSKESEYISSLPKTEFKNHFSNILEDHIPAIFVTPNFKFKKELCDCAKAINSTVPIIEVLFFTSEFAATVSTYIVERLSESKRLHGTLVNIFGYGVLITGESGIGKSETTLDLLRNGHLFVGDDSIDILKVNNKIVGKVNPIIKNLIEIRGIGILDITKMYGYHVIMHESQVNLIINLIRIENDGWTKVDRLGDHNNFDVFFEIKVPKIIIPVSLGRNLADLIEAAVISLKLKDEGQDATASFQKQIIRNLTKKK, encoded by the coding sequence ATGGAAAACCTTAGTGTTGGCGAAATAGTAACAAAATTTAATTTAACAATTTTATATATTAATCCCAAAATTCCAATTGAAAAAAGAATTATTACTAATATTGGTACTAATCGTGGTGGTTTAGAGTTAACAGGATTTAAAACTAAACAAATCTCACGTAGTCGTCGTATAATTTTATTAAGCAGTAAAGAAAGCGAATATATTTCCTCTTTACCAAAAACAGAATTTAAGAACCATTTTAGTAATATTTTAGAAGATCATATTCCTGCTATTTTTGTAACACCTAATTTTAAATTTAAAAAAGAATTATGTGACTGTGCTAAAGCGATTAATTCAACAGTTCCAATTATTGAAGTATTATTTTTTACTTCTGAATTTGCAGCAACAGTTTCTACGTATATTGTTGAACGTTTATCTGAATCTAAACGTTTACATGGTACTTTAGTAAATATTTTTGGTTATGGTGTCCTAATTACAGGTGAAAGTGGTATTGGTAAATCAGAAACAACATTAGATTTATTACGTAATGGACATTTATTTGTTGGTGATGATAGTATTGATATTTTAAAAGTTAATAATAAAATTGTAGGAAAAGTTAATCCGATTATTAAAAATTTAATTGAAATTAGAGGAATAGGTATCCTAGATATTACCAAAATGTATGGATATCATGTTATAATGCATGAGAGTCAAGTAAATTTAATTATTAATTTAATTAGAATTGAAAATGATGGTTGAACTAAAGTTGATCGACTTGGTGATCATAATAACTTTGATGTTTTTTTTGAAATTAAAGTGCCTAAAATAATTATTCCTGTTAGTCTAGGAAGAAATTTAGCTGATTTAATTGAAGCAGCAGTTATTAGTTTAAAGTTAAAAGATGAAGGTCAAGACGCTACTGCTAGTTTTCAAAAACAAATAATTAGAAATTTAACAAAAAAGAAATAA
- a CDS encoding prolipoprotein diacylglyceryl transferase — protein sequence MINDDGYNSLITDIPGTGIHIYSVLMAVGFLTAVIASWIKLYRRNIPTKTLEWGTLVIALAGLIGARAWYVLNNTNTIENALDVVAVWRGGMAIEGGVTVGMIVGFFIFYRTSKQLQISMWVFIDCIVPNILLGQAIGRWGNFFNQELLGTDVGHPFSWLPTWINNHLHYGFNSDKPDPVAVYRQPLFLYESLSSLFGWFFLTFFVAKTGQIFSKKPWKLDSSQFISPLKTNPIVGKDFLKPWTVIKKIHGYRKFKYESWKQAYFDFTPNKNSVKIVEKITWKDVKTHSKVKSKIKKWYLKIKYNMQPHSKSLNTMYNPNNYRVTYAGVSGSLYFVFYGIIRMILEPFRDNRDIMKIANVSTSMIVSGMWIILGVILVIFAQIIAPSRFRKGEWLYEKSY from the coding sequence ATGATTAATGATGATGGATACAATAGTTTAATTACCGATATTCCGGGAACGGGAATTCATATTTATTCGGTATTAATGGCAGTAGGTTTTTTAACTGCTGTCATTGCTTCATGAATAAAATTATATCGCCGTAATATTCCAACTAAAACTTTAGAATGAGGAACATTAGTTATTGCATTAGCAGGATTAATAGGAGCAAGAGCATGATATGTTCTTAATAATACTAACACAATTGAAAATGCACTTGATGTAGTTGCCGTTTGAAGAGGTGGTATGGCAATTGAAGGAGGCGTTACAGTTGGAATGATAGTAGGGTTCTTTATTTTTTATCGTACTTCAAAACAGTTACAAATTTCAATGTGAGTTTTTATTGATTGTATTGTTCCAAATATTTTATTAGGTCAAGCGATTGGTAGATGAGGTAATTTTTTTAATCAAGAATTACTAGGAACTGATGTTGGTCATCCTTTCAGCTGATTACCAACATGAATAAATAATCATTTACATTATGGTTTTAATAGCGATAAACCAGATCCTGTTGCTGTTTATCGTCAACCTTTATTTTTATATGAGTCATTATCTTCATTATTTGGTTGATTCTTTTTAACATTTTTTGTAGCAAAAACAGGACAAATATTTAGTAAAAAACCATGAAAATTAGATTCTTCGCAATTTATTTCGCCTTTAAAGACTAATCCAATTGTTGGAAAAGATTTTTTAAAACCTTGAACGGTTATTAAAAAAATTCATGGATATCGTAAATTTAAATATGAAAGTTGAAAACAAGCATATTTTGATTTTACACCCAATAAGAATAGTGTTAAAATTGTTGAAAAAATAACTTGAAAAGATGTTAAAACACATTCAAAAGTTAAATCAAAGATAAAAAAATGATATTTAAAGATTAAATATAATATGCAACCACATTCTAAATCTTTAAATACTATGTATAATCCTAATAATTATCGAGTAACGTATGCAGGAGTATCAGGTAGTTTATACTTTGTCTTTTATGGTATTATTAGAATGATTTTAGAACCATTTCGTGATAATAGAGACATTATGAAAATAGCCAATGTTTCAACTTCAATGATAGTTTCTGGAATGTGAATTATTTTAGGTGTTATTTTAGTAATATTTGCACAAATTATTGCACCATCAAGATTTCGTAAAGGAGAATGATTATATGAAAAATCATACTAA